GGGCGAGGAAGCCGGTGACGACGGCGATTGCAGCTGCCAGCAGGTTGAGCAACAGGAACAGCAGAAGCCAGCGGCTGAGTTTTCTGGGTGCGGCATAGGCCGGACGTGGCAAATCGGTCATTTCTCCCCCCATCATGCGCGTTTGACGCTTCCTCCTCCTTGAATTGTTGTCAGGTTGTTGAGGAGCTGTCGAGACTTACCAAGCAAAAACGCCGTCCCGGGGGACGGCGTTGCTTGTCGAAACGGAAAATCGTCGCTCAGTGGACTTTGTAGGACGAGATCACGTCGTTCCAACTGCCGCCGACATTGGCCTTGGACGAGACCCAGGTGGAGCAGCCACCGCCGAACATGATGTCCCGGCAGACAGTTACCTTGGCGCCGCCAGAGAGCTTGACCGAGGAAATGCGGTCGTTCCAGGCCGGATCGATGACGCTTTCGCTGGTGCCGGCATTCTCGCAGAAGGAGGCGCCGCCGTAGTTGATGTGCTCGAAGAAGCAGACCTTGGGCGAGGGTGCCGGGGGATGCGGGAAGGGGCCGTTGCCGACGCCGACCGATACCTGCGGGCCATCCGGGCCGATGGTGAAGCCGAAATTGAACGGGATCTGCTTGTTGCCCTGCTTGATCGCGAGGTAGTTGCGGCTCACCCAGCCATCGGGGCCGGGGCGCTGCACATAGCACCAGGAGCCCTGGCAGGTCTTCACGTTCACCTGCTCGCCGGCATAGAGCACGCCGATCTTGGCGCCGCCCGGAGCGTTGCGGAGGTTGACGTTGCTGGTGGCGACGGCGGGAGCGGCAAGCGCGGCGGCGGTGGAGCCGATGACTGCGACAGCGGCAACAGCCGCGATGGTGATCTTCTTGGTCAGCATGATGGTGTTTCCTCTGTTGTGACAGCGACTTAGCGCGTCGCCGTTCTGAGGCTGAGAAAACACTGCCGCGGCTGAACCCCTACTGAACGCGGCGTTTAGGGTGCCTGGGGATTTTGTTCAGGAAAGCGAAAAAACCCGCCTTCGGGGCGGGTTTTTCAGTGCTTGCCGATGTCGAGGGCTAGTAGACGCGGAACGAGGAGACCGCGCCGCCCAGGCCTTCGGGGAGGTACTTCTTGTCCCTGACGATGCGGACGCAATAATTGGTCAGGTTGAAATCGCGGCAGACGAGGGCGGAGCTGTTGCCGTTGAGCTGGATGGAGCGCACCTGGTTGTCGCGATTGAGCAAAGCGAGGTCGCTGACATAGGTGCCCGAGGCGACGCAGAAGCTCTTGCCGGTGAAATTCGTGCCCGAGAAGAAGCAGACCTGGCCGGGAGCGCGGAACGGCGAGTGGAAGCGCGGGCCATCCCAGCCGGGCGTCTGGCCGAAATCGAGCTGGTGCAGCGGGAACCAGCCGGCCTGGCGACCAGCCCGGATCTGGCACCAGCGGCCGGTGCAGCGATCGACCAGCACGCGGACCTTGCCATCGACGGCGCCGGCCTGCGGATAATTGGTGCCCGGCCCGCCGAGAAGAATGCCGGCATTGTTGGTCCAGGCGTTGGAGCCATAGAGGTGGGGCTTGTCGGCGAGGGCCGCCTGCGGGGTGAGCGCGATGAGCAGCACGCCGACAAAGGCGGAAACCAGGGTGGTCAAGGAGAGGGTCTTGAGACGATGCATCCTAAAAGCTCCAAACCTGCAATGTGTTGCGAGGCTAGCGCGATGCGACCAGGGTTCCAAACAGAAAATGAAAACGCCGCGCGGTGAAGCGCGGCGTTCCTGAAGCAAATCTTTCAGATCTTAGTAGACCTGGATGGACGAGATGGAGCCATCGAACCGGCCCAGATTGTAGGCGTCGGTAGTGTAGACGCGGCAATCGCCACGGAAGTTCGGGCGGGTGCAGACGCGGACCTGCAGCCCATCACCGTTCTCGATTGAGCCGATCATGCTGTCCCAACGGCCGAGCTGGGCGATGCGATCACCGGATTCAGCGCAGAAGCTGCGGCCACGCAAGCCGGGGCTTTCGTAGAAGCAGACTTCACCGAAGTTCGGCTGCGGCATGGGCGGGCGCGGCCCCGGGCCCGGACGCGGCGGGATCGGACGGACCGGGGGAACCGGCGGCTGGCCGATACCGATGGAAACACCACCAGGGCCAACGGAAATGCCGAAGTTCGGATCGGGATTGACCGGGCCGATGACCTGGTTGCCGCCGCCACCACCGCCGCTGCGCGACAGGTAGTTGGAGGAGACCCAACCAGAGACGTTGCGGCCCACGATGTAGCACCAGGTGCCGCGGCAATCCTGCATATCGACCCGCTGGCCGGAGCTCAGCACGCCGACAACGGCGCCGCCCGGGCTGGAGCGGACATTCACATTGCTGGTGGCGGTAGCCGGCGCCGCCGAGGCGACGGACGGCAGCAGCGTAAACATGCCGGCCGCGGCTAGCGCGAGGCCCGCCAGCGCGGTGCGCAGGGTCTTGGCCATCTGACGTTTCATTGGACGCTCCTCGTCTTCTTAGACAGATATGGTCTTGGCAGAAACGAGATCCCGAGAACCTTGGTTCCGCGCTGCTTCTGCTCGTCGTGTGCAGTTAGACAGGGTTAGATGAATGGCTGCTGAACGGCAACGAACGAGAAATATCGAGCACCATGTCGAATTTCGGGCAAGGGCGGCGTCATAGGCGCATTCCCCACACAGGGGCGGCATAGAACGGGAGAAGAGCGATGAAATACATGCTGTTGCTGATCGGCGACGAAAGTGTCTGGATCAATTCCACCGACGAAGAAAAGCGCGCCATCTTCGCCATGCACGAGAAGCTGGGTGAGGAACTGGCCAAGAAGAATGCGTTCCTCGCCGGGGAAGAACTGGATCACTCCTCGACGGCCACGACCGTGCGCAACGAAGGCGGCAAATCGCTGGTTACGGACGGGCCCTATGCGGAGGTGGCCGAGCATCTGGGCGGCTTCTACCTCATCGAAGCCGACGATCTCGACGAGGCGCTGCGCTATGCCAAGATGCTGCCGGGGACAGTCGAGGTAAGGCCGGTGGTGGAGCACTGATGCAGGAAGCGCTGGCGGCGGCTTATCGTGAACATTGGGCACGGCTGCTGGCGCTTCTTACCAAGCGGTTCGGCGATATCGATCTGGCGGAGGAGGCCTTGCAGGAGGCCTTTGCAGCGGCAAGCCGGGCGTGGATGGAGGAACGGCCGGCAAACGCGGCCGGATGGTTGATGATTACGGCGCGGCGCAAGGCGCTGGACAAGCTGCGTCGGCAGGCGGCGCTTTCACGGCGGCATCGGTTCGCATGGATGGGGGCGGATGTTGGGGAGGTCGAGGAGGAAGGCCTGCCGGATGAGCGACTGGGGTTGCTCTTCATGTGCTGTCATCCGGCACTGTCGCGCGAGGCGCAGGTGGCGCTGACGCTCCGAGCAGTGGCGGGTATTTCGACCGAGGCGATTGCCGGGCTGTTTCTGGTGCCGGTACCGACGATGGCGGCCCGGCTGACGCGGGCCAAGAACAAGATCAGGGCGGCGCGGATACCGTTTCGCGAACCGCAGGCCGATGAACTGGCGGAACGGATGGCCGGCGTGATGGCCGTGATCTACCTGATCTTCACCGAAGGCTATGTGCCGCGCGAGGGCGTCGCAGTGACGCGCGCCGAGCTGTGCGAGGAGGCGGTGAGGCTGGGGCGGGCGCTCTGCGAGGTGGCGCCCGCCAATAAGGAGGCGCGAGCGCTGCTGGCGCTGATGCTGCTGCAGAACGCGCGACGCGACGCGCGGCTGGGGGCGGATGGCGAGGTGCTGACACTCGACCAGCAGGATCGCTCGCTCTGGCGGCACGACGAGATCGCCGAGGCGGTGACGTTGCTTGAGGGCATCGGAGGAAAGGGATTTGCAGGGGCGTACCATCTGCAGGCAGCCATTGCAGCGGAGCATTCGCGGCCGTGGCGACCGGCGGACTGGCAAGTGGTGGCGCAGCTCTATGCGTTGCTGGAGGCGGTGCAGCCCTCGCCGTTCGTGCGGCTCAATCGAGCGGTTGCCGTGATGGAGGCGTTCGGCCCGGAGCGAGGACTGGAACTGCTGGCGGATGTCGAGGAACAGTTGGCGGGGCACGGCCCGATGCATCTGGCGCGGGGCGAGATGCTGTTGCGCGCCGGGCAAAGCGAGGCGGGCAAGGCGGCGATCGGGCGGGCGCTGGAGCTGAGCAGGAAGGTGGGGGAGAGGCGGTATCTGGAGGGGCGGTTGCGGGAGATTGGGTGAGGCTGCGACAGGGACAGTGGTTGGCTCCGCGCCCCCTCATCCGGCGCTGCGCGCCACCTTCTCCCACAAGGGGAGAAGGGGCGTGGAGACTGCTTCCAGGCCTATTCGGCGCGGCGTGGTTCGATCTTGCGCTTCTTGCCGTCTTCGCCCATGGCGACATAGACGAAGCTGCCTTCGGTGACCTTGACGTGGCCGCCGATGCGGTTGCGGCGCGCCCAGGCTTCCATGGCGATGGTGATCGAACTGGTGCCGATGCGCTTGACGCGGGTGAAGACTTCGAGGACGTCGCCGACCTTGACCGGGGCGATGAAGGTCATCGCTTCGACGGCTACCGTGACGACGCGGCCATTGGCGTTTTCGACGGCGGCGATGGCGCCGGCGATATCCATCTGCGAAAGCACCCAGCCCCCGAAAATGTCGCCGGCGGCGTTGGTGTCGGCCGGCATGGCCAGGGTGCGGATGGTGAGCGAGCCGGTGGGCTCGGGCGTGGGATCAGTGATCATGCGTGGTTCCTGCAGGCGGCCAGCGGCCGGTCTCTTCCTCCCAGTGACGACGGCACAGGGAAACATAGACGGTCTTCTCAATCGAGACCTGATCGCCGATGGTGAGCGCGTGTCCCTCGGCGTCTTGTCGCACCACCATGGTGGCCTTGGCCCCGCAATGGCAGATGGTGCGCACTTCGCGCAGCACATCGGCGATGGCGAGGAGTTCGGAGGAACCGGGGAAGAGCTTGCCCTGGAAATCGGTGCGCAGGCCGAAGCTCATGACGGGGATGCCGAGGCGGTCGGCGACGCGGGCGAGCTGCCAGACCTGGGGAGCAGTGAGGAACTGGGCTTCGTCGACGAAGACGCAACTGATCGGGGTGGCCGCGTGCTGGTCGCAGATGCGGGCGAAAAGGTCGGTCTCCTCGGTATAGAGCTCCGCTTCAGCGCTCACGC
The sequence above is a segment of the Paradevosia shaoguanensis genome. Coding sequences within it:
- a CDS encoding SH3 domain-containing protein; this encodes MLTKKITIAAVAAVAVIGSTAAALAAPAVATSNVNLRNAPGGAKIGVLYAGEQVNVKTCQGSWCYVQRPGPDGWVSRNYLAIKQGNKQIPFNFGFTIGPDGPQVSVGVGNGPFPHPPAPSPKVCFFEHINYGGASFCENAGTSESVIDPAWNDRISSVKLSGGAKVTVCRDIMFGGGCSTWVSSKANVGGSWNDVISSYKVH
- a CDS encoding peptidase inhibitor family I36 protein, whose translation is MHRLKTLSLTTLVSAFVGVLLIALTPQAALADKPHLYGSNAWTNNAGILLGGPGTNYPQAGAVDGKVRVLVDRCTGRWCQIRAGRQAGWFPLHQLDFGQTPGWDGPRFHSPFRAPGQVCFFSGTNFTGKSFCVASGTYVSDLALLNRDNQVRSIQLNGNSSALVCRDFNLTNYCVRIVRDKKYLPEGLGGAVSSFRVY
- a CDS encoding SH3 domain-containing protein; translation: MKRQMAKTLRTALAGLALAAAGMFTLLPSVASAAPATATSNVNVRSSPGGAVVGVLSSGQRVDMQDCRGTWCYIVGRNVSGWVSSNYLSRSGGGGGGNQVIGPVNPDPNFGISVGPGGVSIGIGQPPVPPVRPIPPRPGPGPRPPMPQPNFGEVCFYESPGLRGRSFCAESGDRIAQLGRWDSMIGSIENGDGLQVRVCTRPNFRGDCRVYTTDAYNLGRFDGSISSIQVY
- a CDS encoding YciI family protein, encoding MKYMLLLIGDESVWINSTDEEKRAIFAMHEKLGEELAKKNAFLAGEELDHSSTATTVRNEGGKSLVTDGPYAEVAEHLGGFYLIEADDLDEALRYAKMLPGTVEVRPVVEH
- a CDS encoding RNA polymerase sigma factor, with product MQEALAAAYREHWARLLALLTKRFGDIDLAEEALQEAFAAASRAWMEERPANAAGWLMITARRKALDKLRRQAALSRRHRFAWMGADVGEVEEEGLPDERLGLLFMCCHPALSREAQVALTLRAVAGISTEAIAGLFLVPVPTMAARLTRAKNKIRAARIPFREPQADELAERMAGVMAVIYLIFTEGYVPREGVAVTRAELCEEAVRLGRALCEVAPANKEARALLALMLLQNARRDARLGADGEVLTLDQQDRSLWRHDEIAEAVTLLEGIGGKGFAGAYHLQAAIAAEHSRPWRPADWQVVAQLYALLEAVQPSPFVRLNRAVAVMEAFGPERGLELLADVEEQLAGHGPMHLARGEMLLRAGQSEAGKAAIGRALELSRKVGERRYLEGRLREIG
- a CDS encoding acyl-CoA thioesterase, encoding MITDPTPEPTGSLTIRTLAMPADTNAAGDIFGGWVLSQMDIAGAIAAVENANGRVVTVAVEAMTFIAPVKVGDVLEVFTRVKRIGTSSITIAMEAWARRNRIGGHVKVTEGSFVYVAMGEDGKKRKIEPRRAE
- a CDS encoding thymidine kinase, with product MAKLYFSYAAMNAGKSTILLQASYNYRERGMNTMLFTSALYAEDGIGLISSRLGVSAEAELYTEETDLFARICDQHAATPISCVFVDEAQFLTAPQVWQLARVADRLGIPVMSFGLRTDFQGKLFPGSSELLAIADVLREVRTICHCGAKATMVVRQDAEGHALTIGDQVSIEKTVYVSLCRRHWEEETGRWPPAGTTHDH